Proteins found in one Hevea brasiliensis isolate MT/VB/25A 57/8 chromosome 18, ASM3005281v1, whole genome shotgun sequence genomic segment:
- the LOC110634146 gene encoding transmembrane 9 superfamily member 2, which produces MDNPFNTLLLFLLAVLVAPSVTHVRSDASDHRYKEGDPVPLYANKVGPFHNPSETYRYFDLPFCVPDHLKEKKEALGEVLNGDRLVSAPYKLNFRDEKTSSVVCKKTLTKEEVARFRSAIDKDYYFQMYYDDLPIWGFIGKVDKEGKTDPSEYRYFLYKHIQFDVLYNKDRVIEVSVRMDPHSLLDLTEDKQVETEFLYTVKWKETDTPFEKRMEKYSLSSSLPHHLEIHWFSIINSCVTVLLLTGFLATILMRVLKNDFVKYAQDEEAADDQEETGWKYIHGDVFRYPKYKSLFAAALGSGSQLFTLTVFIFILALVGVFYPYNRGALFTALVVIYALTSGIAGYTATSFYCQLEGKNWVRNLLLTGCLFCGPLFLTFCFLNTVAIVYSATAALPFGTIVVIVLIWTLVTSPLLVLGGIAGKNSKAEFQAPCRTTKYPREIPQLPWYRSALPQMAMAGFLPFSAIYIELYYIFASVWGHRIYTIYSILFIVFIILLIVTAFITVALTYFQLAAEDHEWWWRSFLCGGSTGLFIYAYCLYYYYARSDMSGFMQTSFFFGYMACICYGFFLMLGTVGFRASLFFVRHIYRSIKCE; this is translated from the exons ATGGACAATCCATTTAACACTCTCCTCCTCTTCCTCCTTGCCGTTCTAGTTGCCCCTTCTGTAACTCACGTCAGATCGGACGCCTCCGACCACCGATACAAGGAGGGTGACCCTGTTCCTCTATACGCCAACAAGGTTGGCCCTTTTCACAACCCCAG TGAAACGTATCGCTATTTCGATCTGCCCTTCTGCGTTCCAG ATCATCTTAAAGAGAAGAAAGAAGCTCTTGGTGAGGTGTTGAATGGAGACCGTCTAGTCAGTGCTCCGTACAAACTAAACTTCAGAGATGAGAAAACCTCCTCAGTTGTTTGTAAGAAGACACTTACAAAGGAGGAAGTTGCAAGGTTCAGATCTGCAATTGACAAAGACTATTACTTCCAAATGTACTATGATGATCTGCCCATCTGGGGCTTCATAGGAAAAGTTGACAAGGAAGGCAAGACTGACCCAAGCGAGTACAGATACTTCCTTTACAAGCATATCCAGTTCGATGTTCTTTACAATAAGGACCGTGTGATTGAAGTGAGTGTGCGGATGGATCCTCATTCACTGTTGGATCTGACGGAGGACAAGCAAGTTGAAACGGAGTTCCTTTATACTGTGAAGTGGAAGGAAACAGATACTCCCTTTGAGAAGAGAATGGAAAAGTACTCACTGTCTTCTTCACTGCCTCATCACTTGGAAATCCATTGGTTCTCCATTATAAACTCATGTGTGACAGTTCTCCTTCTGACTGGTTTTCTTGCTACCATTCTCATGCGGGTCTTGAAGAATGATTTTGTGAA GTATGCACAAGATGAGGAAGCAGCTGATGATCAGGAAGAGACTGGATGGAAATACATTCATGGTGATGTATTTAGATACCCAAAGTACAAATCTTTGTTTGCTGCAGCCCTTGGGTCTGGTTCCCAGCTGTTCACTCT CActgtatttatttttattcttgcCCTGGTTGGCGTATTTTATCCATACAATCGAGGAGCTCTATTTACAGCACTGGTGGTCATATATGCACTTACGTCTGGAATTGCTGGTTATACAGCAACCTCTTTCTATTGTCAGCTGGAAGGAAAGAACTGG GTGAGGAATCTTTTGTTGACAGGATGCCTTTTCTGTGGGCCTCTATTCCTCACATTCTGTTTCCTTAACACTGTTGCCATTGTTTATAGTGCAACTGCAGCATTGCCTTTCGGTACTATTGTGGTAATAGTCCTTATATGGACACTAGTAACATCACCATTACTTGTGTTGGGTGGTATTGCTGGGAAAAATAGCAAGGCTGAATTTCAAGCCCCCTGCCGCACCACAAAATATCCTCGAGAGATCCCACAGTTGCCTTGGTACAGGAGTGCTCTTCCTCAAATGGCAATGGCAGGTTTTCTGCCTTTTAGTGCTATTTACATTGAGCTATACTACATTTTTGCCAGTGTTTGGGGACACAGGATTTATACCATTTACAGCATACTGTTTATTGTCTTCATTATTCTTCTGATTGTCACTGCTTTCATAACTGTGGCTTTGACATACTTTCAACTTGCTGCTGAAGATCATGAATGGTGGTGGAG GTCTTTTCTCTGCGGTGGTTCGACTGGGCTATTTATCTATGCTTATTGCTTGTACTACTATTATGCACGATCTGATATGTCTGGCTTCATGCAAACCTCTTTCTTCTTTGGGTACATGGCCTGCATATGCTACGGCTTCTTTCTTATGCTTGGGACAGTGGGATTCCGTGCCTCCTTGTTCTTTGTACGTCATATATACAGATCGATTAAGTGTGAGTAG